A section of the Streptomyces sp. CG1 genome encodes:
- a CDS encoding SDR family oxidoreductase yields MGVLTGKTALVTGASRGIGRGIGERLGRDGARIAVHYGSDETAAKETAAAIEAAGGSAFTIGERLGVPGDAERLWEEFDRHADGLDILVHNAGIGTSRPFTEIAEEEYDRLFAVNVKAPFFLTRLGAERLRDGGRVVNISSGLARAAAMPQLIAYAMTKAALDVFTRDLSKELGPRGITVNSVAPGIVDTDVNAAWLRASEEAWQGAAALSALGRVGTPADIADVVAFLASEDGRWVTGHWLDATGGSLT; encoded by the coding sequence ATGGGCGTGCTCACGGGGAAGACGGCGCTGGTCACGGGGGCGAGCCGGGGCATCGGGCGCGGGATCGGCGAGCGGCTCGGGCGGGACGGAGCGCGGATCGCGGTGCACTACGGCAGCGACGAGACGGCCGCGAAGGAGACGGCCGCGGCGATCGAGGCGGCCGGCGGCTCGGCGTTCACGATCGGGGAGCGGCTGGGCGTGCCGGGGGACGCCGAGCGGCTGTGGGAGGAGTTCGACCGGCACGCGGACGGCTTGGACATCCTGGTGCACAACGCGGGCATCGGCACGTCACGGCCGTTCACGGAGATCGCCGAGGAGGAGTACGACCGGCTCTTCGCGGTGAATGTGAAGGCGCCCTTCTTCCTCACCCGGCTCGGGGCGGAACGGCTGCGCGACGGCGGGCGGGTGGTGAACATATCGTCGGGGCTCGCGCGGGCCGCCGCGATGCCCCAGTTGATCGCGTACGCGATGACGAAGGCGGCGCTCGACGTCTTCACCCGGGACCTGTCCAAGGAGCTCGGCCCCCGCGGGATCACGGTCAACTCCGTGGCGCCCGGCATCGTGGACACCGACGTCAACGCCGCCTGGCTGCGCGCGAGCGAGGAGGCATGGCAGGGTGCGGCCGCACTCTCGGCACTGGGCCGGGTGGGCACGCCGGCGGACATCGCCGACGTGGTGGCCTTCCTGGCCTCGGAGGACGGGCGGTGGGTGACGGGCCACTGGCTGGACGCGACGGGAGGCTCCCTCACCTGA
- the def gene encoding peptide deformylase, with protein MAQQDTDQQHAGVLPVDDEGYVVDTEDCEERENAWRERGTSRPITVVGNPVLHKECKDVTEFGEELRQLVADMFASQRTAEGVGLAANQIGVDLKVFVYDCMDDEGVRHVGVVCNPKLVELPADKRRLDDSNEGCLSVPTAYAPLARPDYAEVTGQDEQGNPIKVRGTGYFARCLQHETDHLYGYLYIDRLSKRDRKDALRQMAENEPRYPVVAND; from the coding sequence ATGGCGCAGCAGGACACCGATCAGCAGCACGCGGGCGTGCTCCCCGTCGACGACGAGGGCTATGTCGTCGACACGGAGGACTGCGAGGAGCGCGAGAACGCCTGGCGGGAGCGTGGGACCTCGCGGCCCATCACGGTCGTCGGCAACCCGGTGCTGCACAAGGAGTGCAAGGACGTCACCGAGTTCGGCGAGGAGCTGCGGCAGCTGGTCGCCGACATGTTCGCCAGCCAGCGCACCGCCGAGGGCGTGGGCCTCGCCGCCAACCAGATCGGTGTCGACCTGAAGGTCTTCGTCTACGACTGCATGGACGACGAGGGCGTCCGGCACGTGGGCGTCGTGTGCAACCCGAAGCTGGTCGAGCTGCCCGCCGACAAGCGCCGGCTGGACGACAGCAACGAGGGCTGCCTCTCCGTGCCGACGGCCTACGCGCCGCTCGCCCGTCCCGACTACGCCGAGGTCACCGGCCAGGACGAACAGGGCAACCCGATCAAGGTCCGCGGCACCGGTTACTTCGCACGGTGTTTGCAGCACGAGACGGATCACCTCTACGGCTACCTGTACATCGACAGGCTGTCCAAGCGGGACCGCAAGGACGCGCTGCGGCAGATGGCCGAGAACGAGCCACGTTATCCGGTGGTCGCGAACGACTAG
- a CDS encoding cytochrome P450 translates to MTVESAQPLDSETTELREPPLAGGAVPGLGHGLKLVRDPLAFMSRLREHGDVVRLKLGPKTVYAVTTPALTGALALSPDFKIDGPLWESLEGLLGKEGVATANGPRHRRQRRTIQPAFRLDAIPDYGPIMQEEAHALTERWRPGETIDCTSESFRVAVRIAARCLLRGDYMDQRAERLSIDLASVFRGMYRRMVVPLGPLYRLPLPANREFNRALADLHLLVDEIVAERRASGQKPDDLLTALLEAKDDNGDPIGEQEIHDQVVAILTPGSETVASTIMWLLQVLAEHPEHAEKVRTEVESVTGGRPVGFEHVRTLTHTNNVVVEAMRLRPAVWILTRRSVTDTELGGYRIPAGADIVYSPYAIQRDAHSYDRHLDFDPDRWLPERAKDVPKYAMSPFSVGNRKCPSDHFSMTQLSLITAAISAKYRFEQVSGSNDTTRVGITLRPHDLRLRAMPW, encoded by the coding sequence ATGACCGTCGAGTCTGCGCAGCCCCTGGACTCCGAGACCACCGAACTGCGCGAACCGCCCCTGGCCGGCGGGGCCGTGCCGGGCCTCGGGCACGGCCTGAAACTGGTCCGTGACCCGCTCGCCTTCATGTCCCGGCTCCGCGAGCACGGCGACGTCGTACGCCTCAAGCTCGGCCCCAAGACGGTGTACGCCGTCACCACTCCGGCGCTCACCGGGGCGCTCGCGCTCAGCCCCGACTTCAAGATCGACGGACCGCTGTGGGAGTCCCTGGAAGGGCTGCTCGGCAAGGAGGGCGTGGCCACCGCCAACGGGCCCCGGCACCGGCGCCAGCGCCGCACCATCCAGCCCGCGTTCCGGCTGGACGCCATCCCCGACTACGGGCCGATCATGCAGGAGGAGGCGCATGCGCTGACCGAGCGCTGGCGGCCCGGCGAGACCATCGACTGCACCTCCGAGTCCTTCCGGGTCGCCGTCCGTATCGCCGCCCGCTGCCTGCTGCGCGGCGACTACATGGACCAGCGCGCCGAGCGGCTCAGCATCGACCTCGCCAGCGTCTTCCGCGGCATGTACCGGCGCATGGTCGTCCCGCTCGGGCCGCTGTACCGGCTGCCGCTTCCGGCCAACCGCGAATTCAACCGGGCCCTGGCCGATTTGCATCTGCTGGTCGACGAGATCGTCGCCGAGCGGAGGGCATCTGGTCAAAAGCCGGACGATTTGCTGACGGCATTGCTGGAGGCGAAGGACGACAATGGCGACCCCATCGGGGAACAGGAGATCCACGACCAGGTCGTCGCGATACTCACCCCCGGCAGCGAAACAGTAGCCTCCACGATCATGTGGCTGCTGCAGGTGCTCGCGGAACACCCGGAACACGCCGAGAAGGTACGGACCGAGGTCGAATCCGTGACGGGTGGTCGACCGGTCGGATTCGAGCACGTCCGCACACTCACGCACACCAACAATGTCGTCGTCGAGGCCATGCGACTCAGGCCCGCCGTATGGATATTGACGCGGCGTTCGGTGACCGACACCGAACTCGGCGGGTACCGCATTCCGGCCGGGGCGGACATCGTCTACAGCCCGTACGCGATCCAGCGCGACGCCCACTCGTACGACCGACACCTCGACTTCGACCCCGACCGGTGGCTGCCGGAGCGGGCCAAGGACGTACCGAAGTACGCCATGAGCCCCTTCAGCGTCGGCAACCGCAAGTGCCCCAGCGACCACTTCTCGATGACCCAGCTGAGCCTGATCACCGCGGCGATCTCGGCGAAGTACCGCTTCGAGCAGGTCAGCGGGTCCAACGACACGACCCGGGTGGGCATCACCCTGCGCCCGCACGACCTGCGACTGCGGGCGATGCCCTGGTAG
- a CDS encoding ribonucleotide-diphosphate reductase subunit beta, translating to MTAPTTTRNTNLLDPGFELTLRPMRYPDFYERYRDAIKNTWTVEEVDLHSDVADLAKLTPAEQHLIGRLVAFFATGDSIVANNLVLTLYKHINSPEARLYLSRQLFEEAVHVQFYLTLLDTYLPDPEDRTAAFAAVENIPSIREKAEFCFKWIDSVDQIDRLETKADRRRFLLNLICFAACIEGLFFYGAFAYVYWFRSRGLLHGLATGTNWVFRDETMHMSFAFDVVDTVRKEEPDLFDDELQQQVIDMLKEAVEAELQFARDLCGDGLPGMNTESMRQYLECVADQRLTRLGFAPVYGSENPFSFMELQGVQELTNFFERRPSAYQVAVEGTVDLDEDF from the coding sequence ATGACCGCTCCGACCACCACGCGTAACACCAACCTGCTCGACCCGGGCTTCGAACTCACCCTCCGCCCCATGCGCTACCCGGACTTCTACGAGCGCTACCGGGACGCGATCAAGAACACCTGGACCGTGGAGGAGGTCGACCTCCACTCGGACGTCGCCGACCTGGCAAAGCTGACCCCGGCCGAGCAGCATCTGATCGGCCGGCTGGTGGCCTTCTTCGCGACCGGCGACTCGATCGTCGCGAACAACCTGGTCCTGACGCTGTACAAGCACATCAACTCCCCCGAGGCGCGGCTGTATCTGAGCCGTCAGCTCTTCGAGGAGGCCGTGCACGTCCAGTTCTATCTGACGTTGCTGGACACCTACCTGCCCGACCCGGAGGACCGGACGGCGGCCTTCGCGGCCGTCGAGAACATCCCCTCCATCCGCGAGAAGGCCGAGTTCTGCTTCAAGTGGATCGACTCGGTGGACCAGATCGACCGGCTGGAGACGAAGGCCGACCGCCGTCGCTTCCTGCTCAACCTGATCTGCTTCGCGGCGTGCATCGAGGGCCTGTTCTTCTACGGCGCGTTCGCGTACGTCTACTGGTTCCGCAGCCGGGGTCTGCTGCACGGCCTCGCCACCGGCACCAACTGGGTGTTCCGTGACGAGACGATGCACATGTCCTTCGCCTTCGACGTGGTCGACACCGTCCGCAAGGAGGAGCCGGACCTCTTCGACGACGAGCTGCAGCAGCAGGTCATCGACATGCTGAAGGAGGCCGTCGAGGCCGAGCTGCAGTTCGCGCGCGACCTGTGCGGCGACGGTCTGCCGGGCATGAACACCGAGTCGATGCGGCAGTACCTGGAGTGCGTCGCCGACCAGCGGCTCACCCGCCTCGGCTTCGCCCCGGTGTACGGCTCGGAGAACCCGTTCTCCTTCATGGAGCTGCAGGGCGTCCAGGAGCTGACGAACTTCTTCGAGCGCCGCCCGTCGGCGTACCAGGTCGCGGTCGAGGGCACGGTCGACCTGGACGAGGACTTCTGA
- the cyc1 gene encoding epi-isozizaene synthase: MQAFPHSTTATPTAVVVPPTLALPVIESAFPRQLHPYWPRLQQMTRRWLLEKRFMPADKVHEYADGLCYTDLMAGYYLGAPEEVLQAIADYSAWFFVWDDRHDRDIVHGRTGDWRRLRYRLHAALDAPRHHLHHPDPLVAGFADSVLRLYGFLPRTWNQRFARHFHTVVEAYDREFRNRTTGYIPGVEEYLALRRHTFAHWIWTDLLEPSAGCELPDAIRKNPAYRRPALLSQEFAAWYNDLCSLPKEIAGDEVHNLGISLITHEGLSLEEAVDEVRRRVEECISEFLEAEQAALQFADELADGTVRGKELSTAVRACVGNMRNWFSSVYWFHHESGRYMVDTWDDRSTPPYVTNEAAGEK, translated from the coding sequence GTGCAAGCTTTCCCACACAGCACCACCGCGACGCCTACGGCGGTCGTAGTACCACCCACGCTGGCACTTCCGGTGATCGAGTCCGCCTTTCCCCGGCAACTGCATCCGTATTGGCCGCGGCTCCAGCAGATGACACGACGCTGGCTGCTGGAAAAACGGTTCATGCCGGCGGACAAGGTACATGAATATGCCGATGGACTTTGCTACACGGACCTGATGGCGGGCTACTACCTCGGTGCCCCCGAGGAGGTCCTGCAGGCCATCGCCGACTACAGTGCATGGTTCTTCGTCTGGGACGACCGCCACGACCGTGACATCGTGCATGGCCGGACCGGCGACTGGCGGCGGCTGAGGTACCGCCTGCACGCGGCCCTCGACGCACCCCGGCACCATCTGCACCACCCGGATCCGCTGGTCGCGGGCTTCGCGGACAGCGTGCTGCGGCTGTACGGCTTCCTGCCGCGCACCTGGAACCAGCGGTTCGCCCGGCACTTCCACACCGTGGTCGAGGCCTACGACCGCGAGTTCCGCAACCGCACCACGGGATACATACCCGGCGTCGAGGAATATCTCGCCCTGCGCCGGCACACCTTCGCGCACTGGATTTGGACGGACCTGCTCGAGCCGAGCGCGGGGTGCGAACTCCCGGACGCCATAAGGAAAAACCCGGCCTATCGCCGGCCGGCGCTGCTCAGCCAGGAATTCGCCGCCTGGTACAACGATCTCTGCTCGCTGCCGAAAGAAATAGCGGGCGACGAGGTGCACAATCTCGGAATCAGTCTCATCACCCATGAGGGGCTGAGTCTCGAGGAGGCGGTGGACGAAGTAAGGCGGCGCGTCGAGGAATGCATCAGTGAATTCCTCGAAGCCGAGCAGGCCGCCCTGCAGTTCGCCGACGAACTCGCCGACGGTACGGTCCGCGGAAAGGAATTGAGCACCGCGGTACGCGCCTGTGTCGGCAATATGCGCAACTGGTTCAGCTCCGTGTACTGGTTCCACCACGAGTCCGGCCGGTACATGGTCGACACCTGGGACGACCGGTCCACACCCCCGTACGTCACGAACGAAGCGGCAGGTGAGAAATGA
- a CDS encoding DUF3311 domain-containing protein, with protein MSEAPEVRPPVVTPVRVIIGLCLVAPFVAMLWVGSYAKADPALIGIPFFYWYQMLWVLISTALTMTAYKLWQRDQRARAVQKGGAAK; from the coding sequence ATGTCCGAAGCACCTGAAGTGAGACCACCGGTGGTGACACCGGTCCGAGTGATCATCGGCCTGTGTCTCGTCGCGCCCTTCGTGGCGATGCTCTGGGTCGGCTCCTACGCCAAGGCGGACCCCGCGCTCATCGGGATCCCGTTCTTCTACTGGTACCAGATGCTCTGGGTGCTGATCTCCACCGCACTCACCATGACCGCGTACAAGCTGTGGCAGCGCGACCAGCGCGCCCGCGCGGTCCAGAAGGGTGGTGCGGCGAAGTGA
- a CDS encoding GntR family transcriptional regulator translates to MSTDVSSAENEAGTTVRTARVPKYYRLKKHLLDMTETQAPGTPVPPERTLAAEFDTSRTTVRQALQELVVEGRLERIQGKGTFVAKPKVSQALQLTSYTEDMRAQGLEPTSQLLDIGYITADDRLAGLLDISAGGRVLRIERLRMANGEPMAIETTHLSAKRFPALRRSLVKYTSLYTALAEVYDVHLAEAEETIETSLATPREAGLLGTDVGLPMLMLSRHSLDREGKPVEWVRSVYRGDRYKFVARLKRPAE, encoded by the coding sequence ATGAGCACCGACGTCAGCAGTGCGGAGAACGAGGCCGGGACGACCGTCCGTACGGCGCGCGTGCCCAAGTACTACCGTCTGAAGAAGCACCTGCTCGACATGACGGAGACGCAGGCCCCGGGCACGCCGGTCCCGCCCGAGCGCACGCTGGCCGCCGAGTTCGACACCTCCCGCACCACCGTCCGCCAGGCCCTGCAGGAGCTGGTCGTGGAGGGCCGGCTCGAGCGCATCCAGGGCAAGGGCACGTTCGTCGCCAAGCCCAAGGTCTCCCAGGCGCTCCAGCTCACCTCCTACACCGAGGACATGCGCGCCCAGGGTCTGGAGCCGACCTCGCAGCTGCTGGACATCGGCTACATCACGGCCGACGACCGGCTCGCCGGGCTGCTCGACATCAGCGCCGGCGGACGCGTGCTGCGCATCGAGCGGCTGCGCATGGCCAACGGCGAGCCGATGGCCATCGAGACCACGCATCTGAGCGCCAAGCGCTTCCCCGCCCTGCGCCGCTCCCTGGTGAAGTACACATCCCTCTACACCGCCCTCGCCGAGGTCTACGACGTCCACCTCGCCGAGGCCGAGGAGACCATCGAGACCTCGCTGGCCACCCCGCGCGAGGCGGGCCTGCTCGGCACCGACGTGGGCCTGCCGATGCTGATGCTCTCCCGTCACTCCCTGGACCGCGAGGGCAAGCCCGTGGAGTGGGTGCGGTCCGTGTACCGGGGGGACCGCTACAAGTTCGTGGCCCGCCTCAAGCGCCCGGCGGAGTAG
- a CDS encoding ribonucleoside-diphosphate reductase subunit alpha has protein sequence MTIAPADPVSAGEVSELETDGPGTALLRTLTELTADLPDADPGRVAAAALRGRSAHADESELRELATEAAAGLISEDPAYSKLAARLLTLSIRAEAASQGVTSFAESVAVGHREGLIADRTAEFARLHAERLDTLIDRQADDRFGYFGLRTLNSRYLLRHPITRKVIETPQHFMLRVAAGLAEDDTTRSVDEVAALYGLMSRLEYLPSSPTLFNSGTRHPQMSSCYLLDSPLDELDSIYDRYHQVARLSKHAGGIGLSYSRIRSRGSLIRGTNGHSNGIVPFLKTLDASVAAVNQGGRRKGAAAVYLETWHSDIEEFLELRDNTGEDARRTHNLNLAHWIPDEFMRRVNADAEWSLFSPADVPELVDLWGEEFDAAYRKAEAAGLAKKTMPARELYGRMMRTLAQTGNGWMTFKDAANRTANQTALPGHVVHSSNLCTEILEVTNDGETAVCNLGSVNLGSFVDLSTGDLDWQRLDETVRTAVTFLDRVVDINFYPTEQAGRSNAEWRPVGLGAMGLQDVFFKLRLPFDSPEAKALSTRIAERIMLAAYEASTDLAERSGPLPAWEKTRTARGVLHPDHYGVELTWPERWEALRRRIAETGLRNSLLLAIAPTATIASIAGVYECIEPQVSNLFKRETLSGEFLQVNSYLVQDLKNLGVWDARTREALRDSNGSVQEFVWIPAEVRALYRTAWEIPQRGLIDMAAARTPFLDQSQSLNLFLETPTIGKLSSMYAYAWKSGLKTTYYLRSRPATRIARAAQGQAQPQKTIPVQQAADPDAVACSLENPESCEACQ, from the coding sequence GTGACCATCGCGCCAGCAGATCCGGTTTCAGCCGGCGAAGTCAGCGAGCTGGAGACCGACGGTCCCGGTACCGCGTTGCTGCGGACCCTGACCGAGCTGACCGCCGACCTCCCCGACGCCGACCCCGGCCGGGTCGCCGCCGCCGCGCTGCGCGGCCGGTCGGCGCACGCGGACGAGTCGGAGCTGCGCGAGCTGGCCACGGAGGCCGCCGCCGGGCTCATCTCCGAGGACCCCGCCTACTCGAAGCTGGCCGCCCGGCTGCTGACCCTCTCCATCCGCGCCGAGGCCGCCTCGCAGGGCGTGACGTCCTTCGCCGAGTCCGTCGCCGTCGGCCACCGCGAGGGGCTCATCGCCGACCGGACCGCCGAGTTCGCGCGGCTGCACGCCGAACGGCTCGACACGCTGATCGACCGGCAGGCCGACGACCGCTTCGGCTACTTCGGCCTGCGGACGCTCAACAGCCGCTATCTTCTGCGGCACCCGATCACCCGCAAGGTCATCGAGACGCCCCAGCACTTCATGCTGAGGGTCGCCGCCGGTCTCGCCGAGGACGACACCACGCGGTCCGTTGACGAAGTCGCCGCGCTCTACGGCCTCATGAGCCGCCTCGAGTATCTCCCGTCCTCCCCGACGCTCTTCAACTCCGGCACGCGGCACCCGCAGATGTCGTCCTGCTACCTCCTCGACTCCCCGCTGGACGAGCTGGACTCCATCTACGACCGCTACCACCAGGTGGCCCGGCTCTCGAAACACGCCGGTGGCATCGGTCTGTCGTACTCCCGGATCCGCAGCCGCGGTTCGCTGATCCGCGGCACCAACGGGCACTCCAACGGCATCGTGCCGTTCCTGAAGACCCTGGACGCCTCGGTGGCCGCGGTGAACCAGGGCGGCCGGCGCAAGGGCGCCGCGGCCGTCTACCTCGAGACCTGGCACTCCGACATCGAGGAGTTCCTGGAACTGCGGGACAACACCGGTGAGGACGCCCGCCGTACGCACAACCTGAACCTCGCGCACTGGATCCCGGACGAGTTCATGCGCCGGGTGAACGCCGACGCCGAGTGGTCCCTCTTCTCCCCCGCCGACGTGCCGGAGCTGGTGGACCTGTGGGGCGAGGAGTTCGACGCCGCCTACCGCAAGGCCGAGGCGGCGGGCCTGGCGAAGAAGACCATGCCGGCCCGTGAGCTGTACGGCCGGATGATGCGCACCCTCGCGCAGACCGGCAACGGCTGGATGACCTTCAAGGACGCCGCCAACCGCACCGCCAACCAGACGGCCCTGCCGGGTCATGTGGTCCACTCCTCCAACCTCTGCACGGAGATCCTGGAGGTCACCAACGACGGCGAGACGGCGGTCTGCAACCTGGGGTCCGTCAACCTGGGCTCCTTTGTCGACCTGTCGACCGGCGACCTCGACTGGCAGCGGCTGGACGAGACCGTCCGCACCGCCGTCACCTTCCTCGACCGCGTGGTCGACATCAACTTCTATCCGACCGAGCAGGCGGGCCGGTCGAACGCCGAATGGCGTCCCGTCGGCCTCGGCGCGATGGGACTGCAGGACGTCTTCTTCAAGCTGCGCCTGCCCTTCGACTCGCCGGAGGCCAAGGCCCTGTCCACGCGGATCGCCGAGCGGATCATGCTCGCCGCGTACGAGGCCTCCACCGACCTCGCCGAGCGGAGCGGCCCGCTGCCGGCCTGGGAGAAGACCCGTACGGCCCGGGGTGTGCTGCATCCCGACCACTACGGCGTCGAGCTGACCTGGCCCGAGCGGTGGGAGGCGCTGCGCCGGCGTATCGCCGAAACGGGCCTGCGCAACTCGCTGCTGCTCGCCATCGCCCCGACGGCGACCATCGCCTCCATCGCGGGCGTGTACGAGTGCATCGAGCCGCAGGTGTCGAACCTGTTCAAGCGCGAGACGCTGTCCGGTGAGTTCCTGCAGGTCAACTCCTACCTGGTGCAGGACCTGAAGAACCTCGGCGTGTGGGACGCGCGCACCCGCGAGGCGCTGCGCGACTCCAACGGCTCGGTGCAGGAATTCGTCTGGATCCCCGCGGAGGTGCGGGCGCTGTACCGCACGGCCTGGGAGATCCCGCAGCGCGGCCTGATCGACATGGCCGCGGCCCGCACCCCGTTCCTGGACCAGTCGCAGTCCCTGAACCTCTTCCTGGAGACGCCGACCATCGGCAAGCTCTCCTCGATGTACGCCTACGCCTGGAAGTCGGGCCTGAAGACGACGTACTACCTGCGCTCCCGTCCGGCGACCCGGATCGCCCGCGCCGCCCAGGGCCAGGCGCAGCCCCAGAAGACCATCCCCGTCCAGCAGGCCGCCGACCCCGACGCCGTCGCCTGCTCCCTTGAGAACCCCGAGTCCTGCGAGGCCTGCCAGTAA
- the mctP gene encoding monocarboxylate uptake permease MctP, with protein sequence MKNGVNGVALGVFIFFFLAVTVMGFLAARWRRAENEHSLDEWGLGGRSFGTWITWFLLGGDLYTAYTFVAVPAAVYAAGASGFFAVPYTILVYPLIFTFLPRLWSVSHKHGYVTTSDFVRGRFGSKSLSLAVALTGILATMPYIALQLVGIQAVLDVMGVGGDSSTNWFVRDLPLLIAFGVLAAYTYSSGLRAPALIAFVKDALIYIVITVAIIYIPIKLGGFDDIFTKAAHAFSQVNPATGKPRGALAPPEAGQWTYATLALGSALALFMYPHSITATLSSKSREVIRRNTTILPLYSLMLGLLALLGFMAIAAGVKVTNGQLAIPQLFEDMFPSWFAGVAFAAIGIGALVPAAIMSIAAANLFTRNIYKDFIKPDATPKQEAQVSKLVSLLVKVGALVFVLTMDKTVAINFQLLGGIWILQTFPALVGGLFTRWFHRWALLAGWAVGMVYGTVAAYGVASPTQKHFGGSAKEIPGIGEIGYIGLTAFVLNVAVTVLLTVVLKAVKAPEGIDETEPEDYTADAGEPGVQKDLTPIA encoded by the coding sequence GTGAAGAACGGCGTCAACGGCGTCGCGCTCGGCGTCTTCATCTTCTTCTTCCTGGCCGTCACGGTCATGGGCTTCCTCGCCGCCCGCTGGCGCAGGGCCGAGAACGAGCACTCCCTGGACGAATGGGGCCTGGGCGGACGGTCGTTCGGCACCTGGATCACCTGGTTCCTGCTCGGCGGCGACCTGTACACGGCGTACACCTTCGTCGCCGTACCGGCGGCGGTCTACGCGGCGGGCGCGTCCGGCTTCTTCGCGGTGCCGTACACGATCCTGGTCTACCCGCTGATCTTCACCTTCCTGCCGCGCCTGTGGTCGGTGTCCCACAAGCACGGCTATGTGACGACCTCGGACTTCGTGCGCGGCCGCTTCGGCTCCAAGAGCCTGTCGCTGGCGGTGGCACTGACCGGCATCCTGGCGACGATGCCGTACATCGCGCTCCAGCTCGTCGGCATCCAGGCAGTGCTGGACGTGATGGGCGTCGGCGGGGACAGCAGCACCAACTGGTTCGTACGCGACCTGCCGTTGCTCATCGCCTTCGGCGTCCTGGCGGCGTACACCTACTCCTCCGGACTGCGCGCCCCCGCACTGATCGCATTCGTCAAGGACGCGCTGATCTACATCGTCATCACGGTGGCGATCATCTACATCCCGATCAAGCTGGGCGGCTTCGACGACATCTTCACCAAGGCCGCCCATGCGTTCAGCCAGGTCAACCCGGCGACGGGCAAGCCACGCGGCGCGCTCGCGCCCCCGGAGGCGGGCCAGTGGACCTATGCCACCCTGGCCCTCGGCTCGGCCCTGGCCCTGTTCATGTACCCGCACTCGATCACCGCGACCCTCTCCTCCAAGAGCCGTGAGGTGATCCGCCGCAACACCACGATCCTGCCGCTGTACTCCCTGATGCTCGGCCTGCTGGCCCTGCTGGGATTCATGGCGATCGCGGCCGGGGTCAAGGTCACCAACGGCCAGCTGGCGATTCCGCAGCTGTTCGAGGACATGTTCCCGTCCTGGTTCGCGGGCGTGGCCTTCGCGGCGATCGGCATCGGCGCGCTCGTACCGGCGGCGATCATGTCCATCGCGGCGGCCAACCTCTTCACCCGCAACATCTACAAGGACTTCATCAAGCCGGACGCCACGCCGAAGCAGGAGGCCCAGGTCTCCAAGCTCGTCTCGTTGCTGGTGAAGGTCGGCGCGCTGGTCTTCGTCCTCACCATGGACAAGACGGTCGCCATCAACTTCCAGCTGCTGGGCGGCATCTGGATCCTGCAGACCTTCCCGGCCCTGGTCGGCGGCCTGTTCACCCGCTGGTTCCACCGCTGGGCCCTGCTCGCCGGCTGGGCGGTCGGCATGGTCTACGGCACGGTCGCCGCGTACGGCGTCGCCTCCCCGACCCAGAAGCACTTCGGCGGCTCGGCGAAGGAGATCCCCGGCATCGGCGAGATCGGCTACATCGGCCTCACGGCCTTCGTCCTCAACGTCGCCGTCACCGTGCTCCTCACCGTCGTCCTGAAGGCCGTGAAGGCCCCCGAGGGCATCGACGAGACCGAGCCGGAGGACTACACGGCGGACGCGGGAGAACCGGGCGTGCAGAAGGATCTGACGCCGATCGCATAG
- the nagB gene encoding glucosamine-6-phosphate deaminase has product MEVVIVPDAAAGGELIAEAMAQLLRRKPDAVLGVATGSTPLPIYQALTAKVHSGAVDASRARIAQLDEYVGLPADHPESYRSVLRREVLEPLGIGMDSFLGPDGTAEDIQAACEAYDRALAEAGGVDLQLLGIGTDGHIGFNEPCSSLASRTRIKTLTEQTRVDNARFFDGDIDQVPHHVVTQGIGTILEARHLVLLATGEGKADAVAATVEGPVAAVCPASALQLHRHATVVVDEAAASKLKLADYFRHTYANKPEWQGI; this is encoded by the coding sequence GTGGAAGTTGTCATCGTTCCGGACGCCGCGGCGGGCGGCGAGCTGATCGCCGAGGCCATGGCCCAGCTGCTGCGACGCAAGCCCGACGCCGTGCTCGGCGTGGCGACCGGCTCCACCCCGCTGCCCATCTACCAGGCGCTGACCGCGAAGGTGCACTCCGGCGCCGTCGACGCCTCGCGGGCCCGCATAGCCCAGCTCGACGAGTATGTGGGGCTGCCCGCCGACCACCCCGAGTCCTACCGCTCGGTGCTGCGCCGCGAGGTGCTGGAGCCGCTCGGTATCGGCATGGACTCCTTCCTCGGCCCCGACGGCACCGCCGAGGACATCCAGGCGGCGTGCGAGGCGTACGACCGTGCGCTCGCCGAGGCCGGCGGGGTGGACCTCCAGCTGCTCGGCATCGGCACGGACGGACACATCGGGTTCAACGAGCCCTGCTCGTCCCTCGCCTCGCGCACCCGGATCAAGACGCTGACCGAGCAGACCCGCGTCGACAACGCCCGCTTCTTCGACGGCGACATCGACCAGGTGCCGCACCACGTCGTCACCCAGGGCATCGGCACCATCCTGGAGGCCCGGCACCTGGTGCTGCTGGCGACCGGCGAAGGCAAGGCGGACGCGGTCGCCGCGACCGTCGAGGGTCCGGTCGCAGCCGTCTGCCCGGCCTCCGCACTCCAGCTGCACCGCCACGCCACGGTGGTCGTCGACGAGGCAGCCGCGTCCAAGCTGAAGCTGGCGGACTACTTCCGGCACACCTACGCCAACAAGCCGGAGTGGCAGGGGATCTAG